In Plasmodium malariae genome assembly, contig: PmUG01_00_29, whole genome shotgun sequence, the following are encoded in one genomic region:
- the PmUG01_00055400 gene encoding fam-l protein, producing MQYKYNLIFFIKIATFILSPWIFHFYNGCILNKYGEKINILCSKLEIRTYRLLIQSKHNKDSIIIGLGEVIPNNVVTEQYYINDNGKGNKEINKQLRESTSKSAKCYETATKKKSCVFETKNYSRLEKKIFKQLDYENFLKNNKIIGDKMYKKIIRRKYGLKLASPLILSLILSIALILDLFGGYGFIRALFKLFTALSALNGLKPFYSFLMRTPLKSLVTPIRQGSTSGSSGDYYAVLDLFFFNVIYVLPLIILGVTTISGIFYYHKKVKKYESIKFRKR from the exons atgcaatataaatataacttaatcttttttattaaaattgccACGTTTATCCTTTCTCCTTGGatattccatttttacaACGGC tgtaTACTTAACAAATATggtgaaaaaattaacatcCTTTGTAGTAAATTAGAGATAAGAACTTATCGATTATTAATTCAAAGTAAACACAATAAAGATTCAATTATTATAGGTTTAGGAGAAGTAATACCAAATAACGTAGTGACCGAACAATACTACATAAATGATAATGGAAAAGGAAACAAAGAAATTAACAAACAGTTAAGGGAATCTACATCAAAGAGTGCAAAATGCTATGAGACTGCTACGAAAAAGAAGTCTTGTgtatttgaaacaaaaaattattcccgtttagaaaaaaaaatattcaaacaacttgattatgaaaattttcttaaaaacaacAAGATAATTGGTGATAagatgtacaaaaaaataatacgtaGAAAATATGGATTAAAACTTGCTTCACCTTTAATATTATCTTTGATTTTATCGATAGCATTAATATTAGATTTATTTGGAGGTTACGGGTTTATAAGGGCGctgtttaaattatttactgCTTTATCTGCATTGAATGGATTGAAAcctttttattcatttttaatgagGACTCCGTTAAAATCGTTAGTTACACCTATTAGACAGGGTAGTACTTCGGGAAGTTCAGGTGATTACTATGCTGTtttagatttatttttttttaatgtaatatatgttttacctttaattatattaggtGTCACAACTATATCaggtattttttattatcataaaaaagttaaaaaatatgaaagtattaaattcagaaaaagataa